The Impatiens glandulifera unplaced genomic scaffold, dImpGla2.1, whole genome shotgun sequence genome window below encodes:
- the LOC124917765 gene encoding uncharacterized protein LOC124917765 codes for MALLVPSAESSPVFRRRRLELLSKRPFSTISKSVRFHRILTTDARLKLPIGASLRLQDLQVRDSGSGNEIADYVQFSAPINPSVISPTKQKEEEEERQNYYVNTGYAIRTLREECPQLFY; via the coding sequence ATGGCCCTTCTCGTGCCTTCGGCGGAATCCTCCCCAGTCTTCCGCCGTCGCCGTCTTGAGCTTCTGTCCAAGCGTCCCTTCAGCACAATCTCGAAGAGTGTTCGATTCCACAGGATTCTTACAACCGATGCTAGATTGAAGTTACCGATTGGTGCTTCTTTAAGACTTCAAGATTTACAAGTCAGGGATTCAGGTTCGGGGAATGAAATAGCCGATTATGTGCAATTCTCTGCTCCGATAAATCCCAGTGTGATTTCCCCCACAAAGCAgaaggaggaggaagaagagagaCAGAATTACTACGTAAATACTGGGTATGCGATACGAACTTTGCGTGAAGAATGTCCCCAGCTGTTCTAC